A window of Trichoderma atroviride chromosome 3, complete sequence contains these coding sequences:
- a CDS encoding uncharacterized protein (EggNog:ENOG41~TransMembrane:1 (o38-60i)) — translation MYLPIPRRAAQPADGAELSQATRHLHTLVRRDGMGGSVIGAIIIGVVVAIIVVVLLVLFIRRRRKFKKTKYERAQGDDTREVANSRGINATATSRTGRAARSNGPPPASSNRNNAAASGNVDRNTSVRSVMTLPAYRQDAAQNEQVIGREGERDGIDVIVDLPTEEEVEALRDEEMESMYQIRLARRQLIDEQQQRRLERQEARTRGDVAALADIRSRTRAANNSTVIDDLRREMERAKENRNLSVSSVSYADVGLARHDGTRIRANSTESERVGLLSDAGTIAVSDNRLSQQHSRVMSESSVISMDSNFPSPALTRSAEAPSEARAGSSPELVEADLGDEAMPPPGYEDVSLVDDDDFQDRSILPTQEPPPDYPGHHRSESQRSRRNETSPSLESASSQNSSTERDERRISRGVGGIPQLPSLRIRDLPPITVEPPSARPPEREGAEEAELSPL, via the exons ATGTATCTTCCCATACCCAGACGAGCGGCGCAACCTGCTGATGGCGCTGAGCTGTCGCAAGCGACTCGCCACCTCCATACGCTAGTGCGGCGGGATGGAATGGGTGGCAGCGTTATAGGCGCT ATCATCATAGGCGTCGTCGTTGCAATCATTGTGGTTGTTCTCCTCGTACTTTTCATCAGGCGGAGAAGAAAGTTCAAAAAGACCAAATACGAACGTGCTCAGGGAGACGATACGAGGGAGGTGGCCAACTCCCGTGGCATCAACGCAACGGCTACATCGAGGACTGGACGAGCTGCACGATCTAATGGCCCTCCTCCCGCGTCATCAAATCGCAACAATGCGGCTGCAAGCGGCAATGTGGACCGCAACACGTCGGTTCGCTCGGTCATGACTCTGCCCGCTTACCGCCAGGATGCCGCACAAAACGAACAGGTCATAGGGCGAGAAGGCGAAAGAGATGGCATCGATGTCATTGTCGACTTACCCACCGAAGAAGAGGTGGAGGCTCTGCGCGACGAAGAGATGGAGTCCATGTACCAGATCCGGCTTGCGCGGCGGCAACTGATTGACGAACAACAACAAAGGAGACTTGAGCGACAGGAAGCCCGAACACGAGGCGATGTCGCAGCGCTGGCGGACATCCGTTCTCGTACACGAGCTGCGAATAACAGCACCGTCATCGACGACCTCCGCCGCGAAATGGAACGAGCCAAGGAGAATCGAAACCTCTCCGTGTCCAGTGTATCTTATGCAGATGTTGGACTGGCTCGCCATGACGGTACAAGAATCCGTGCCAACAGCACCGAAAGCGAGCGCGTTGGTCTTCTTTCGGATGCCGGAACTATTGCGGTGTCTGATAATCGGTTATCCCAACAGCACAGCCGCGTGATGAGCGAGAGCTCCGTCATCAGCATGGACAGCAACTTtccctcgccggccttgaccCGGTCTGCCGAAGCCCCAAGCGAAGCCAGGGCAGGGTCGAGCCCCGAGCTTGTGGAGGCGGATTTGGGCGACGAAGCTATGCCACCTCCGGGCTATGAAGACGTTTCTCTCGTGGACGACGATGATTTCCAAGATCGGTCAATCCTGCCAACACAAGAACCACCGCCAGACTATCCAGGCCACCATCGATCAGAGTCGCAAAGGAGCCGGCGGAACGAGACATCGCCGTCTCTTGAGTCGGCCTCGAGCCAGAATAGTTCGACAGAGCGCGACGAGCGACGCATCAGCCGCGGCGTTGGCGGCATACCTCAACTGCCCAGCCTGCGAATCAGAGACCTTCCTCCAATCACGGTTGAACCACCAAGCGCACGCCCGCCGGAACGTGAAGGCGCCGAAGAGGCTGAGCTAAGTCCATTgtaa
- a CDS encoding uncharacterized protein (EggNog:ENOG41) encodes MYDKYLSGIRDDQLKVLEIGLGCNMDYGPGASYYTWLEYFPYVNLYFIEYDGQCAKKYQDKTPNAHVFVGDQADTLFLARFSTEATADGLFDIIIDDGGHTMDQQMTSLEFLWKVVKPGGLYVIEDLQTSYWESFGGNPLGRSSSKETTITYLYQLVDDLMIGKNAKQISHDLLSVDCMAEICALRKKEHI; translated from the exons ATGTACGACAAGTATCTGTCGGGCATTCGAGACGATCAGTTGAAGGTCTTGGAGattggccttggctgcaACATG GATTATGGCCCCGGAGCTTCCTATTACACTTGGCTCGAATACTTTCCCTACGTCAACCTCTACTTTATCGAGTACGATGGACAGTGCGCCAAAAAATACCAAGACAAAACCCCCAACGCGCACGTCTTCGTCGGCGATCAGGCAGACACTCTCTTCCTCGCAAGGTTTTCCACAGAAGCAACCGCAGACGGGCTTTTTGATATAATAATAGATGATGGCGGGCACACAATGGACCAGCAGATGACTTCCCTGGAGTTTCTCTGGAAAGTCGTCAAGCCGGGCGGCTTATATGTGATTGAGGATCTACAGACCAGCTACTGGGAGTCTTTTGGCGGAAATCCTTTGGGAAGGAGTTCTTCCAAAGAGACTACCATTACTTACTTGTACCAACTAGTTGACGACTTGATGATTGGGAAAAACGCGAAGCAAATAAGCCACGATTTGCTCTCCGTCGACTGCATGGCGGAGATTTGTGCACTCCGCAAGAAGGAGCATATATAA
- a CDS encoding uncharacterized protein (CAZy:AA6) has protein sequence MAPKIAIVYYSMYGHIRQLAEAEKKGAEAAGAQVDVYQLPETLSQEVLSKMHAPPKPSDIPILEDPKTLTQYDGFLFGIPTRYGNFPAQWKTFWDMTGGIWTSGGYWGKKAGLFITTGTPGGGQESTALSAMSTLAHHGIIYVPLGYAKTFPDVTNLTEVHGGSPWGAGSFAGADGSRQPSELELRIATAQGQAFAETLSS, from the exons ATGGCTCCCAAGATTGCTATCGTCTAC TACTCCATGTACGGCCACATCAGGCAGctcgccgaggccgagaagaagggTGCCGAGGCTGCTGGCGCCCAGGTCGACGTCTACCAGCTCCCCGAGACTCTGTCCCAGGAGGTCCTCTCCAAGATGCACGCTCCTCCCAAGCCCAGCGATATCCCCATCCTTGAGGACCCCAAGACCCTCACCCAGTACGACGGCTTCCTGTTTGGCATTCCCACCCGATATGGAAACTTCCCCGCTCAGTGGAAG ACCTTTTGGGACATGACCGGTGGAATCTGGACCTCCGGCGGCTACTGGGGCAAGAAGGCCGgtctcttcatcaccactgGAACTCCCGGCGGTGGTCAGGAGTCCACTGCCCTCTCCGCCATGTCCACCCTGGCTCACCACGGCATCATCTACGTTCCCCTCGGCTACGCCAAGACCTTCCCCGACGTCACCAACCTCACCGAGGTTCACGGTGGCTCTCCCTGGGGCGCCGGTTCCTTCGCCGGTGCCGATGGCTCTCGCCAGCCTTCCGAGCTCGAGCTCCGAATTGCCACCGCCCAGGGCCAGGCCTTTGCCGAGACTCTCTCCTCGTGA
- a CDS encoding uncharacterized protein (EggNog:ENOG41), translating into MIVLPRPTMLPNLGAPSAHSTNIESSGSRFVHHYHPYRNPQHHTSQPHQPHNNRHRQHQPQMGHLQQQQHQQQHQHRRQLSHPHPHRHDSPPRRQEQQLQQQQPQQRQYHSPQPQQALHHRQHSRTMPSSLIERLPPDVQKTVFSYLDYEALIHLSTMNRYFHRVLDPQRMADPADKAQFIMRAAKDFPQHRPSEKGHDYKPGNFECYVCFRVRSPEHFDMLQPQSVYVDIHGQIVRDREPDTRSDRLIMLRRFCISCGVDTGIHAPFDCLTTRTGRDLWVCRCRKVWSKPLCLRCPDCQGDCPLRPRRKLGVDRP; encoded by the coding sequence ATGATCGTCCTTCCTAGGCCTACTATGCTTCCGAATCTGGGAGCTCCTAGTGCTCACAGCACAAATATCGAGTCTTCTGGCTCACGATTCGTCCACCACTATCATCCTTACCGCAACCCTCAACATCACACAAGTCAGCCTCACCAACCTCACAACAACCGCCATCGTCAACATCAACCTCAAATGGGCCATctgcaacagcaacagcatcagcaacagcatcagcatcggcGTCAGCTCAGCCACCCACATCCACACCGACATGATAGTCCTCCTCGACGGCAAGAGCAGCAActgcagcaacaacaaccaCAGCAACGGCAGTATCATTCCccgcagcctcagcaagcCCTCCACCATCGGCAGCATTCACGAACCATGCCGTCGTCCCTGATCGAGCGTCTGCCGCCAGATGTCCAAAAGACTGTCTTCTCGTACCTTGACTACGAAGCCCTCATCCATCTATCCACCATGAATCGATACTTTCATCGGGTTCTAGATCCTCAGAGGATGGCCGACCCGGCAGACAAAGCACAGTTCATCATGAGGGCGGCGAAAGACTTCCCCCAGCATCGCCCTAGCGAGAAGGGACATGACTACAAGCCTGGGAACTTTGAGTGCTACGTTTGCTTCCGTGTGCGATCGCCAGAGCATTTTGACATGCTGCAGCCCCAGTCCGTCTATGTCGATATCCACGGCCAAATCGTCCGTGACCGAGAGCCTGACACGCGGTCGGATAGGCTCATCATGCTTCGACGATTCTGCATCTCGTGCGGCGTGGACACGGGCATCCATGCTCCGTTCGACTGTCTCACTACACGGACGGGGCGCGATCTTTGGGTCTGCAGATGTAGGAAAGTGTGGTCCAAGCCGCTCTGTCTTCGGTGCCCTGACTGCCAGGGAGACTGTCCTCTCCGGCCAAGAAGGAAGCTGGGTGTTGACCGTCCATGA
- a CDS encoding uncharacterized protein (EggNog:ENOG41~TransMembrane:7 (o24-47i67-85o91-111i123-143o176-198i210-229o249-271i)), translated as MGTLNCTSAPESTPSDSGVAGQGILLSFMITALLAIILSASVILVDFKGKNSTTRRKLLNGYSDSQIMQGIGIQSVGLAKMNSLVPYHFFLIWMLSLLSMATHNTTLLALVRDYRRDWVLRWLRQFLMFVNLALSSVSGVFVLQTVSKGLDKSTLPVACVWKVDGEKAPSNAGLSYVGTIAAMAGNVIIFVLATWYLHSRKQRFYKIVQVVGWILMMAVAIGAAVRVILLSQAFGHPSVKLSDEGEKDWSFGQLLSMLLLVMPVISVIEIYRGEIKVAPPGGR; from the exons atGGGGACACTGAACTGCACGTCTGCACCTGAATCCACCCCCAGTGATTCGGGGGTTGCAGGGCAAGGA ATTCTCCTTTCTTTCATGATCACAGCCCTGCTGGCCATCATCTTATCAGCGAGCGTTATTCTTGTGGACTTTAAAGGGAAAAACTCAACAACCCGGCGAAAGCTACTCAACGGATACAGCGACTCACAGATCATGCAAGGGATCGGCATCCAGA GCGTTGGTCTAGCTAAGATGAACTCCCTTGTCCCATATCATTTCTTCCTGATTTGGATGTTGTCCCTCCTATCCATGGCAACGCACAATACAACACTTCTGGCGCTAGTTCGAGATTACCGCCGTGACTGGGTtctgagatggctgagacAGTTTCTCATGTTCGTCAACTTGGCACTATCGTCAGTTTCTGGGGTGTTTGTCCTTCAGACCGTCTCCAAGGGGCTAGACAAGTCGACTCTGCCCGTTGCCTGTGTCTGGAAAGTTGACGGAGAGAAGGCTCCATCCAATGCTGGGTTATCTTATGTGGGCACCATCGCGGCAATGGCGGGAAACGTAATCATCTTTGTGCTCGCAACATGGTATCTGCATAGCCGGAAGCAGAGATTCTATAAAATCGTACAAGTCGTGGGATGGATCCTCATGATGGCCGTTGCCATTGGGGCGGCGGTACGGGTGATTTTGCTGTCTCAAGCTTTTGGACATCCATCAGTCAAACTAAgcgacgagggcgagaaggaTTGGAGCTTTGGTCAGCTTCTGTCGATGCTGCTCCTAGTTATGCCCGTCATATCTGTGATTGAAATATATCGCGGAGAGATCAAAGTAGCGCCCCCCGGTGGGAGATGA
- a CDS encoding uncharacterized protein (EggNog:ENOG41), translating into MAARPGEENVATLFGDVHYFYSPANVKPRHHRFDKGSYVYLFENASERRCRIEIANHPGTDDQDAFHGFLDQAHVRYSYKQHCTVSLTVAESVDQSEWHLPTYDPRNETKYHYKLHSLDIYFWTQQDALQFISGVRRVLPPAQVEVLDEPGPPPQPAGMTAVIQKLETAAISDPKYNNEAISSQSASQSSVGGAGDVSAVSSTAPSLTLPPPPPPPSQPASFAPMAYNPAAPAAPEAIRHREKTPPPDEDPLNPLAVAVAYDYRGQPFTPGIPPTPGIPPPSALGNLGNGPHQFAAPPANPVPPVHPGIHRATTMPAQALPSPGLPGTYGAGFPASPGFSPPPASMPPAANQGLPGPPGPPPGGYSNYSYSQQPGYNPAAPADYSIHQQVYRPTEAEAHGHHGHQPKKESKGRLEENAGRLERGVTGMLKKFEKKFG; encoded by the exons ATGGCGGCAAGGCCAGGCGAGGAGAATGTAGCTACGCT CTTCGGAGACGTTCACTACTTTTACTCTCCGGCGAATGTGAagcctcgccatcatcggTTTGATAAGGGATCATACGTCTACTTGTTTGAGAACGCCAGCGAGAGGAGGTGCCGCATTGAGATTGCGAACCACCCCGGAACAGACGATCAAGATGCTTTCCATGGAT TCCTCGACCAAGCGCACGTTCGATACTCATACAAGCAACACTGCACCGTCTCTTTGACCGTTGCCGAGTCGGTCGACCAGAGCGAATGGCATCTGCCCACCTACGATCCGCGCAACGAGACCAAATACCACTACAAGCTGCATTCGCTCGACATTTACTTTTGGACGCAGCAGGATGCGCTGCAGTTCATCAGCGGCGTCCGGCGCGTGCTTCCGCCGGCCCAGGTCGAGGTCCTTGATGAGCCAGGCCCGCCTCCTCAGCCAGCGGGAATGACTGCCGTCATCCAGAAGCTTGAGACGGCTGCCATCTCCGATCCCAAGTACAACAACGAGGCGATATCGTCGCAGTCGGCTTCTCAAAGCTCGgttggcggcgctggcgacGTTTCAGCAGTTTCGTCAACAGCTCCGAGCCTCaccttgccgccgccgccgcctcctccctcTCAACCGGCCAGCTTTGCGCCGATGGCATATAacccagctgctccagccgCGCCCGAGGCCATTCGTCATCGCGAAAAGACTCCTCCTCCGGATGAAGACCCCCTCAACCCGCTGGCAGTCGCCGTAGCATATGACTATCGTGGCCAACCTTTCACTCCCGGCATTCCTCCGACTCCAGGCATTCCCCCGCCATCTGCACTTGGCAACCTGGGGAACGGACCTCATCAGTTTGCGGCACCTCCAGCCAACCCCGTTCCTCCAGTTCATCCTGGGATTCACCGAGCCACGACGATGCCGGCGCAAGCTTTACCCTCTCCCGGCCTGCCCGGCACGTATGGAGCCGGCTTCCCGGCTTCTCCCGgcttctcgccgccgccagcatcaaTGCCGCCAGCGGCAAACCAAGGCCTTCCTGGTCCTCCAGGTCCTCCTCCAGGCGGATATTCCAATTACTCATATTCCCAGCAGCCAGGCTATAATCCAGCGGCGCCTGCAGATTATTCCATACATCAACAGGTGTATCGACCgaccgaggccgaggctcaTGGCCACCACGGACATCAGccaaagaaggagagcaaaGGAAGACTTGAGGAGAATGCTGGACGGCTGGAACGCGGCGTGACGGGCATGCTGAAGAAGTTTGAAAAGAAGTTTGGTTAG